In Zunongwangia profunda SM-A87, the following proteins share a genomic window:
- a CDS encoding DinB family protein has protein sequence MERAQLVKHLMGGEAFMPIDKVLKEVSFDKIGERLHGLPYSFYEVFYHITYTQKDILDYITLDDYKTPKWPEGYWDKKRSPKTKEEWEELKSNFFKERQDLAAYILNENNDLNKPVKNSEDHTLLRELLLVVEHNAYHTGQLILLLRLLGDH, from the coding sequence ATGGAGAGAGCACAGCTGGTAAAACATCTTATGGGTGGTGAGGCTTTTATGCCTATTGATAAAGTTTTAAAAGAAGTGTCATTCGACAAGATTGGCGAGAGATTACATGGATTACCGTATTCTTTTTATGAGGTATTCTATCATATTACCTATACGCAAAAAGACATTCTCGATTATATCACTTTAGATGATTATAAAACGCCAAAATGGCCAGAAGGCTATTGGGATAAAAAACGATCTCCAAAAACTAAAGAAGAGTGGGAGGAGTTAAAGTCTAACTTTTTTAAAGAAAGGCAGGATTTAGCAGCGTATATTTTAAATGAAAATAACGATTTAAACAAACCGGTAAAAAATAGTGAAGATCATACCTTATTACGAGAGCTATTACTTGTAGTAGAGCATAATGCGTATCATACCGGGCAGTTGATTCTTTTACTTCGACTTTTAGGAGATCACTAA
- a CDS encoding CAL67264 family membrane protein, which translates to MGLNKNTIFAWASFIIFLVATAIVLLGVLKYRDHAIGFSVVGIGFFAISWVFNALKGRI; encoded by the coding sequence ATGGGATTAAATAAGAACACCATTTTCGCCTGGGCCTCATTTATTATTTTTTTAGTAGCCACGGCGATCGTACTACTGGGTGTCTTAAAATATAGAGATCACGCAATAGGTTTTTCTGTTGTAGGAATTGGTTTTTTTGCCATTTCCTGGGTTTTTAATGCGTTGAAAGGCCGAATTTGA
- a CDS encoding acyl-CoA carboxylase subunit beta translates to MDITFNKNEDHNKLLVSDLNHHLKRVYLGGGEKRIEKHHAKGKMTARERIDFLLDTPESAIEIGAFAGDGMYKEHGGCPSGGVVVKIGKVSGKQCIVVANDATVKAGAWFPITGKKNLRAQEIAIENKLPIIYLVDSAGVYLPMQDEIFPDKEHFGRIFRNNAVMSSMGITQIAAVMGSCVAGGAYLPIMSDEAIIVEKTGSIFLAGSYLVKAAIGETIDNETLGGATTHTEISGVTDYKAKDDKDALTKIQNIMDKIGDFDTAGFSRKKALKPKLEPNEIFGILPKKRSDQYDMMQIIERLVDGSDFEEYKKGYGETIITGYARIDGWAVGIVANQRKIVKTKKGEMQFGGVIYSDSADKATRFIANCNQKKIPLVFLQDVTGFMVGSKSEHGGIIKDGAKMVNAVSNSVVPKFTIIIGNSYGAGNYAMCGKAYDPRLIVAWPSAELAVMGGTQAAKVLAQIETASLEKKGEKVDAEKEKKVFEAIKSRYDEQTSAYYAAARLWTDAVINPMDTRKWISTGIEAANHAPIEKDFNLGVIQT, encoded by the coding sequence ATGGATATTACCTTCAATAAAAATGAAGATCATAATAAATTATTAGTTTCAGACTTAAATCACCACCTAAAAAGAGTGTATTTGGGAGGTGGCGAGAAACGTATCGAAAAACATCACGCCAAAGGAAAAATGACCGCCAGGGAGCGGATTGATTTTTTACTGGATACTCCTGAATCTGCGATAGAAATTGGCGCTTTTGCCGGCGATGGCATGTACAAGGAACATGGCGGTTGCCCCAGTGGTGGTGTAGTCGTAAAAATTGGAAAAGTTTCTGGCAAACAATGTATTGTAGTGGCTAATGATGCCACCGTAAAAGCAGGAGCCTGGTTTCCTATCACCGGAAAGAAAAACCTGCGTGCCCAGGAAATTGCTATTGAAAATAAGCTTCCCATCATTTATCTCGTAGACAGCGCAGGTGTTTATTTACCGATGCAGGATGAAATTTTCCCAGACAAAGAACACTTTGGAAGAATCTTTAGAAATAATGCCGTAATGAGTAGTATGGGCATCACTCAAATCGCGGCCGTAATGGGAAGTTGTGTTGCCGGGGGTGCTTATTTACCCATTATGAGTGACGAAGCTATTATTGTTGAGAAAACCGGAAGTATTTTTCTTGCCGGAAGCTATCTGGTTAAAGCGGCGATTGGCGAAACCATCGATAACGAAACACTTGGCGGTGCGACCACACATACCGAAATTAGTGGCGTGACCGATTATAAGGCCAAAGACGATAAAGATGCACTCACCAAAATTCAAAATATTATGGATAAAATTGGCGATTTTGATACTGCTGGTTTTAGCCGAAAAAAGGCGTTAAAACCAAAATTAGAACCTAACGAGATTTTTGGGATTTTACCTAAAAAGCGTTCCGATCAATATGATATGATGCAAATCATTGAACGTTTGGTTGATGGATCTGATTTTGAAGAATATAAAAAAGGTTATGGCGAAACGATCATCACCGGTTATGCTCGTATAGATGGTTGGGCTGTTGGCATTGTTGCCAATCAGCGTAAAATCGTTAAAACCAAAAAAGGGGAAATGCAGTTTGGCGGAGTCATTTACTCTGATTCCGCAGATAAAGCCACTCGCTTTATTGCAAATTGTAACCAAAAGAAAATCCCACTAGTGTTTCTTCAGGATGTTACCGGATTCATGGTGGGCAGCAAAAGTGAGCATGGCGGCATCATCAAAGACGGTGCGAAAATGGTAAATGCAGTAAGCAATTCAGTAGTTCCAAAATTCACTATTATTATTGGTAATTCCTATGGAGCCGGTAACTACGCCATGTGCGGTAAAGCCTATGACCCAAGATTGATCGTTGCCTGGCCAAGTGCAGAGCTGGCCGTTATGGGCGGCACGCAAGCCGCAAAAGTGCTGGCTCAGATAGAAACTGCTTCATTAGAGAAAAAAGGGGAAAAAGTAGATGCTGAAAAAGAAAAAAAGGTTTTTGAAGCCATTAAATCCAGATACGACGAGCAAACCTCAGCATATTATGCAGCAGCCAGGCTATGGACAGATGCGGTGATTAATCCTATGGATACCCGCAAATGGATCTCAACCGGAATCGAAGCTGCAAATCATGCCCCAATCGAAAAAGATTTTAATTTAGGGGTTATTCAAACTTAA
- a CDS encoding M1 family metallopeptidase produces the protein MKKLLSTFLFSILAFTASSQVLSNKEKYTEADTLRGSLRAERAYDALRYHLKLKVNPSEEFIDGSNIITFKTEQKLPVMQIDLFENMNIDSIVFHGKNLKYNRKYNAVFVEFEEALAKNTTDSLEFFYSGHPIVAKNAPWDGGFVWTQDKQGNPWVGVAVQGTGASLWYPNKDHQSDEPESVQLDIAVPNGLMNVSNGRMIGKKELGNGYTEWSWKTVNPINNYDVMINIANYEHFSDQFQDLTLDYYVLPYNLEKAKKQFEEVKDMMACFYEKMGPYPFVEDGYKLVETPYLGMEHQSAVAYGNKYMKGYLGRDLSGTGIGLKWDYIIIHESGHEWYGNSITAKDIADMWIHEGFTTYTEAIYTECGWGKEAALKYIKGQRSNIQNRATIIGDYGVNAEGSGDMYFKGSNLLNTIRSIYDNDELWWDTFRDYTATYKHKIIDTKTVEDFFNKPIKTDLKPVFDQYLRHTRIPELQFKKDGKTYAYRWRADVPEFNMPVDVFIDGKETRLKPSLKWKKLDKKVSGEDSIKLNDLEFYVNMSFK, from the coding sequence ATGAAAAAACTTCTTTCTACATTTTTGTTTTCAATACTTGCTTTTACGGCTTCCTCACAAGTCCTAAGCAATAAAGAAAAATATACCGAAGCTGATACCCTTCGCGGTTCTTTACGAGCCGAGCGTGCGTATGATGCGTTAAGATACCATTTAAAACTGAAGGTAAATCCTTCAGAAGAATTTATTGATGGTAGCAACATTATCACTTTTAAAACCGAACAAAAATTACCGGTAATGCAAATCGATCTATTTGAAAATATGAACATCGATTCGATTGTTTTTCATGGTAAAAACTTAAAATATAACCGAAAATACAACGCTGTTTTTGTTGAATTTGAAGAAGCTCTGGCCAAAAACACAACAGATTCTTTAGAGTTTTTCTATTCTGGGCACCCCATAGTAGCCAAAAATGCGCCCTGGGACGGCGGTTTTGTCTGGACACAGGACAAGCAGGGAAATCCCTGGGTTGGTGTGGCCGTTCAGGGAACCGGCGCCAGCTTATGGTATCCCAATAAAGATCACCAAAGCGACGAGCCAGAAAGTGTGCAATTGGATATTGCAGTACCAAACGGACTAATGAATGTATCAAACGGTAGAATGATTGGCAAAAAGGAGCTTGGTAATGGTTATACCGAATGGAGTTGGAAAACCGTAAATCCAATCAATAACTACGATGTAATGATTAACATCGCTAACTACGAACATTTTTCAGATCAGTTCCAGGATCTTACACTGGATTATTACGTACTTCCTTATAATCTTGAAAAAGCTAAAAAACAATTTGAAGAAGTAAAAGATATGATGGCTTGCTTTTACGAAAAAATGGGACCTTACCCCTTTGTAGAAGATGGCTATAAACTAGTAGAGACTCCGTATCTTGGAATGGAGCATCAAAGCGCAGTTGCCTACGGAAATAAATATATGAAAGGCTATTTAGGCCGGGATCTTTCTGGCACGGGAATAGGATTAAAATGGGATTATATCATAATTCATGAATCGGGACACGAATGGTATGGCAATAGTATTACTGCAAAAGATATTGCAGATATGTGGATTCACGAAGGCTTTACCACCTACACCGAAGCTATTTATACTGAATGTGGCTGGGGAAAAGAAGCGGCTTTAAAATATATAAAAGGACAACGTTCTAATATCCAAAACAGAGCGACCATAATCGGTGATTACGGAGTAAATGCTGAAGGCTCTGGGGATATGTATTTTAAAGGATCTAATTTACTAAATACCATTAGAAGCATTTATGATAATGATGAACTTTGGTGGGATACCTTTAGGGATTATACGGCGACTTATAAACATAAGATCATCGATACCAAAACCGTTGAAGATTTCTTCAATAAACCTATAAAAACAGATTTAAAGCCGGTATTCGATCAATATTTAAGACATACCAGAATTCCCGAGTTACAATTTAAAAAAGATGGTAAAACTTATGCGTATCGATGGAGAGCAGATGTTCCAGAATTTAATATGCCGGTAGATGTATTTATCGACGGCAAAGAAACCCGTCTAAAACCAAGCTTAAAATGGAAAAAACTAGATAAAAAAGTATCTGGTGAAGATTCAATAAAACTCAATGATCTTGAATTTTACGTAAACATGAGTTTTAAATAA
- a CDS encoding PLD nuclease N-terminal domain-containing protein has protein sequence MLYQILAIGAPQIIIVLIVFLFGLLFPLLAIIDIVKNDFEGNNKIVWLLIVIFFSFFGTILYFIMGRKQKLN, from the coding sequence ATGTTATATCAAATACTAGCCATTGGTGCTCCTCAAATTATTATAGTTTTAATAGTTTTTTTGTTCGGATTATTATTTCCCCTTTTAGCCATCATAGATATCGTAAAAAACGATTTTGAAGGGAATAATAAAATAGTGTGGTTACTTATCGTGATCTTCTTTAGTTTTTTTGGGACAATCCTCTATTTTATTATGGGTAGAAAACAGAAATTGAACTAA
- a CDS encoding helix-turn-helix transcriptional regulator gives MKNTIKVERAKKNMTQEDLAKLLGVSRQTVNSMEKNRYAPSTILALKLSKIFACSVNEIFQLDDTD, from the coding sequence ATGAAGAATACAATTAAAGTTGAGCGCGCCAAAAAGAATATGACTCAGGAGGATTTAGCAAAATTACTTGGGGTTTCCAGACAAACAGTAAATTCTATGGAGAAAAATAGATATGCGCCATCTACGATTCTTGCTTTAAAGCTTTCTAAAATTTTTGCTTGTTCAGTAAATGAGATTTTTCAGCTGGACGATACAGATTAA
- a CDS encoding AMP-binding protein, whose protein sequence is MADFYKVPETHPNFKLNKRHFSNAELRQHAFHFIKEGEAFEEEVGSFILDWLKPQEFVEVKTSGSTGKPKTIRLKKEYMVNSALATAKYFDLPEDTKALLCLPATYIAGKMMIIRAIVCGWQLDLVPPSATPLDQVFKIYDFCAMTPFQLDNSVARLHLVKKLIVGGGAMSLRLQKMVKEVHTKVYETYGMTETITHIAARRINPTKKKKQSRPFKVLPNINISKDERGCLIIKAPNLSDEIIVTNDVVDILTYKKFNWKGRIDNVINSGGVKLHPEEIEKKLGKIIDSRFFITSIPDDALGNKLVLFIEAAFSEEGLEKMKENIANLKSLEKFEHPKKIYFVEKFEETTSGKIHRDNTLKSRVG, encoded by the coding sequence ATGGCAGACTTCTATAAGGTTCCGGAAACGCATCCTAATTTTAAGCTGAATAAGCGACATTTCAGTAATGCTGAATTACGACAGCATGCATTTCATTTTATAAAAGAAGGAGAAGCTTTTGAAGAAGAAGTAGGAAGTTTTATTCTGGACTGGTTAAAGCCTCAGGAGTTTGTAGAGGTAAAAACTTCAGGATCTACAGGGAAACCTAAAACCATTCGGCTTAAAAAGGAATACATGGTCAATTCGGCTCTAGCCACTGCCAAATATTTTGATCTTCCAGAAGACACTAAAGCCTTGCTTTGTCTTCCTGCAACTTATATTGCTGGTAAAATGATGATCATTCGAGCTATTGTTTGTGGTTGGCAACTCGATTTAGTGCCTCCCTCTGCTACACCTTTAGATCAGGTTTTTAAAATTTATGATTTTTGTGCCATGACGCCTTTTCAGCTGGATAATTCGGTGGCCCGCTTACACCTGGTTAAAAAGTTAATCGTTGGAGGAGGAGCTATGTCGCTTAGACTACAGAAAATGGTAAAAGAGGTACATACCAAGGTATATGAAACTTATGGTATGACCGAGACTATTACCCATATTGCCGCAAGACGTATAAATCCTACGAAAAAAAAGAAGCAATCACGCCCTTTTAAAGTATTACCGAATATCAATATAAGTAAAGATGAACGCGGTTGTCTGATTATTAAAGCACCAAATCTTTCAGATGAGATCATTGTTACCAATGATGTTGTTGATATTCTTACCTATAAAAAATTTAATTGGAAAGGTAGGATTGATAATGTGATCAATAGTGGAGGAGTAAAATTACATCCCGAAGAAATTGAAAAAAAACTGGGTAAAATTATCGATTCTCGCTTTTTTATAACATCAATTCCAGATGATGCGTTAGGAAATAAACTGGTACTTTTTATTGAAGCTGCTTTTTCTGAAGAAGGTTTAGAAAAAATGAAAGAAAACATCGCGAATCTAAAATCTTTAGAAAAGTTTGAACATCCAAAAAAGATTTATTTTGTTGAAAAATTTGAAGAAACTACCAGTGGGAAAATTCATCGTGATAACACCCTAAAAAGCAGGGTGGGGTAA
- a CDS encoding CPBP family intramembrane glutamic endopeptidase: MYIEQAFKSKNNAWRYIIGTIVTIVALFMGQLPLAIAVIFKLGVTADFGTVDEATMMSALDSNLTFFFLLLSFAIGLGALLFLVKNLHRQSFTELTTSRKKIDWGRFWFSFGLIVILNVTLILVDFFFINPQDYTINFNLVPFLILAAIAIVMVPLQTSFEEYFFRGYLMQGIGIKTGYRWIPLVITSVVFGGLHYWNPEVSQMGDLVMVSYIGTGFMLGIMTLMDEGLELPLGFHAANNLVAALLVTAEWTAFNTESILRDVSSPVAGWDIWVSVLVIYPLILLIYAKKYHWKNWSNRLFGKVEKPAIIASNSVVDIEDLSEINGDY; the protein is encoded by the coding sequence ATGTATATAGAACAGGCTTTTAAAAGCAAAAATAATGCGTGGCGATATATTATAGGTACAATTGTTACGATCGTAGCGCTTTTTATGGGGCAACTTCCATTAGCAATAGCTGTTATTTTTAAACTTGGTGTTACTGCAGATTTCGGTACGGTGGATGAAGCTACTATGATGAGTGCTTTAGATAGTAATCTCACTTTTTTCTTTCTCTTGCTAAGTTTTGCTATTGGCTTAGGAGCGCTGCTTTTTCTGGTTAAAAATTTGCATCGACAGTCATTTACAGAATTAACCACGAGCCGAAAAAAGATTGACTGGGGACGTTTTTGGTTCTCGTTCGGTTTGATTGTGATTTTAAATGTTACTTTAATTCTTGTTGATTTTTTCTTTATTAATCCACAGGATTATACGATTAATTTTAATCTGGTTCCATTTTTAATATTGGCAGCGATTGCCATTGTAATGGTCCCGTTACAAACCAGTTTTGAGGAATATTTTTTTAGAGGATATTTAATGCAGGGCATAGGGATTAAAACAGGTTATAGATGGATTCCTTTGGTGATTACATCGGTCGTTTTTGGTGGCTTGCATTACTGGAACCCTGAAGTTAGCCAAATGGGAGATCTGGTGATGGTAAGCTATATAGGCACCGGCTTTATGTTAGGGATCATGACACTGATGGACGAAGGTTTGGAATTGCCTTTAGGATTTCATGCGGCTAATAATTTAGTAGCTGCTCTACTGGTAACCGCAGAGTGGACTGCTTTTAATACAGAATCTATTTTACGCGATGTTTCCAGTCCTGTTGCCGGTTGGGATATTTGGGTAAGCGTTTTGGTTATTTATCCTTTAATTCTTTTGATTTATGCAAAGAAATATCACTGGAAAAACTGGAGCAATCGACTGTTTGGCAAAGTGGAAAAACCAGCAATTATTGCCTCTAATAGTGTCGTAGATATTGAAGATTTATCTGAAATTAACGGAGATTACTAA
- a CDS encoding o-succinylbenzoate synthase, producing the protein MQATYKKYILNFKRPSGTSRGVLTVKETWFIKIEDGDNFGYGECGILRGLSIDDRPDYEAKLKWACENIHLGKNELWEALIEFPSIQFGIEMAFQSLKNKNEFELFSSAFTKGEDAIAINGLIWMGEKDFMKSQIEDKLRSGFNCIKMKIGAIDFDTEIELLKYIRSQYSAEEIELRVDANGAFDPKNALEKLKRLSELKLHSIEQPIKQGNWEETAKLCAETPLPIALDEELIGVFDVTKKKTLLQTIQPQYLIFKPSLIGGFKGTQQWIDLAENNNIGWWNTSALESNIGLNAISQFTYEKNVTMPQGLGTGNLYTNNVESPLEVKNGQISYNPGLNWYFKF; encoded by the coding sequence TTGCAAGCAACTTATAAAAAGTATATTTTAAATTTTAAACGCCCCAGCGGAACTTCGCGGGGCGTTCTTACTGTTAAGGAAACCTGGTTTATCAAAATAGAGGATGGTGATAATTTTGGTTATGGTGAATGCGGCATTTTACGGGGGTTAAGTATCGACGACAGGCCAGATTATGAAGCAAAGCTAAAATGGGCCTGTGAAAATATCCATCTTGGAAAAAATGAACTTTGGGAAGCGCTCATTGAATTTCCTAGTATTCAGTTTGGGATCGAGATGGCTTTTCAGTCGCTCAAAAATAAAAATGAGTTTGAATTATTTTCCTCAGCATTTACAAAAGGCGAAGATGCCATTGCAATAAACGGACTCATCTGGATGGGGGAAAAAGATTTTATGAAATCCCAGATAGAAGATAAATTGAGATCGGGCTTTAATTGCATCAAAATGAAGATTGGAGCTATAGATTTTGATACTGAAATCGAATTGCTTAAATATATTCGGTCACAATATTCTGCAGAAGAAATAGAACTACGCGTAGACGCTAATGGTGCTTTTGATCCTAAAAATGCATTAGAAAAACTGAAGCGTTTAAGTGAATTAAAACTTCATAGCATAGAACAGCCGATAAAACAGGGAAATTGGGAAGAAACGGCAAAGCTTTGTGCCGAAACTCCATTGCCAATTGCCCTAGACGAAGAGTTGATAGGTGTCTTTGATGTAACAAAAAAGAAAACATTACTACAAACCATACAACCCCAATATCTGATATTTAAACCGAGTCTTATTGGTGGGTTTAAAGGAACTCAGCAATGGATAGACCTAGCTGAAAATAATAATATTGGCTGGTGGAATACAAGCGCGTTAGAGAGTAATATTGGTTTAAATGCTATTTCTCAATTTACTTACGAGAAAAATGTAACGATGCCACAGGGATTAGGAACGGGAAATTTGTACACGAATAATGTTGAGAGTCCGTTAGAGGTTAAAAACGGACAAATTAGTTATAATCCTGGTTTAAACTGGTATTTTAAATTTTAA
- a CDS encoding metal-dependent hydrolase produces MELTFYGQNCLGLTIGDINILVDPFISGNENAKDKINLKEIKADYILVTHAHQDHVLDVETVAKNTGAVIVSNAEIASYYEEKGFKVHPMNHGGSWQFDFGKVKYVQAWHSSTFPDGASGGLPGGFVIQTGEKNLYIAGDTALSMDMKLIPLFTKLDLAVLPIGDNFTMGPDEAVIASDFIECKRILGCHYDTFGYIEIDHAEAKKKFADKGKELILLDIGEKLSV; encoded by the coding sequence ATGGAACTTACATTTTATGGTCAAAATTGTCTTGGCCTTACAATAGGAGATATTAATATTCTGGTAGATCCTTTTATTTCAGGAAATGAAAACGCAAAGGATAAAATCAATTTAAAAGAAATAAAAGCAGATTATATTTTAGTAACACATGCCCATCAGGATCATGTTTTAGATGTAGAAACCGTGGCAAAAAATACAGGTGCGGTTATTGTAAGTAATGCCGAAATCGCTTCCTATTACGAGGAAAAAGGATTTAAGGTACATCCAATGAATCATGGAGGGAGTTGGCAATTTGATTTTGGAAAGGTAAAGTATGTACAGGCCTGGCATAGTAGTACCTTCCCTGATGGTGCCTCTGGTGGATTACCGGGTGGTTTTGTTATTCAAACAGGAGAGAAAAATCTCTATATCGCCGGAGATACGGCTTTAAGTATGGATATGAAGTTAATTCCGTTATTTACCAAACTCGATTTAGCGGTATTACCAATTGGAGATAATTTTACTATGGGGCCAGATGAAGCGGTCATTGCCAGTGATTTTATTGAGTGTAAGCGAATTTTAGGCTGTCACTATGATACTTTTGGTTATATCGAAATTGATCATGCTGAAGCTAAAAAGAAATTTGCGGATAAAGGTAAGGAGTTGATCTTATTGGATATTGGTGAAAAATTAAGTGTTTAA
- the menA gene encoding 1,4-dihydroxy-2-naphthoate octaprenyltransferase has product MRKINSWVNAARLRTLPLSISGILVGSTIAAQQGYFSLGIFSLALATTLGLQVLSNFANDYGDGVKGTDNDERIGPQRAIQSGLISHAEMKRGIILTSIITFILAICLIYASFDSEDFMYSLIFIGLGVASIVAAIKYTVGNSAYGYRGLGDIFVFIFFGIVAVFGSFFLYVNDFDWAVLIPAAAIGLLSAGVLNLNNMRDRVPDERSGKITLAVKLGEKGAKTYHYFLIIGAIFLMTIYSALIFEGWDDIIFYIAFIPLILHLKRVMQNESPALLDPELKVLALSTFGMSLLFAVGQIF; this is encoded by the coding sequence ATGAGAAAAATAAATTCCTGGGTAAATGCTGCCCGATTACGAACTTTGCCTTTATCCATTTCGGGAATTTTAGTGGGCAGCACCATCGCAGCCCAGCAAGGCTATTTTAGTCTGGGAATTTTTTCATTGGCACTGGCCACAACATTGGGGCTTCAGGTATTATCTAATTTTGCAAATGATTATGGTGATGGAGTAAAGGGAACAGATAACGATGAACGTATAGGCCCGCAACGAGCCATCCAAAGTGGATTAATATCGCATGCTGAAATGAAAAGGGGAATTATCCTCACTTCAATCATCACCTTTATCCTGGCTATTTGTTTGATCTATGCATCCTTTGATAGTGAGGATTTTATGTATAGTCTTATTTTTATTGGCTTAGGTGTAGCCTCTATTGTGGCGGCAATAAAATACACCGTAGGAAACTCAGCTTATGGCTATCGTGGTTTAGGGGATATTTTCGTATTTATTTTCTTTGGGATCGTCGCGGTTTTTGGATCCTTTTTTCTATATGTCAATGATTTTGATTGGGCAGTGCTTATACCGGCTGCAGCCATAGGACTTTTAAGTGCCGGTGTGCTTAATCTTAATAATATGAGGGATAGAGTGCCTGACGAGAGATCAGGAAAAATTACTTTAGCGGTAAAATTGGGCGAGAAAGGAGCAAAAACTTATCACTATTTTTTAATTATTGGAGCCATCTTTCTTATGACGATATATTCAGCCCTGATTTTTGAAGGATGGGATGATATTATTTTTTATATCGCCTTTATTCCGCTTATTCTTCACCTTAAAAGAGTGATGCAAAATGAGTCTCCGGCTTTACTGGATCCAGAGCTTAAGGTACTGGCACTATCAACATTTGGCATGTCTTTACTATTTGCTGTTGGCCAGATTTTTTAA
- the holA gene encoding DNA polymerase III subunit delta, whose amino-acid sequence MDDAKQIVTDIKNGKIAPIYLLMGEEPYFVDKVADYIEDNVLHEEEKGFNQIIMYGRDTNVDDIVGNAKRYPMMAERQVVIVKEAQDLARTIDKLSDYAENPQPTTVLVLCYKHKTLDKRKKVYKTIKKSGVILDSKKLYENQVSDWIVRNLKSRSLGISPKASQMLVEFLGTDLGKIDNELQKLQLVCEKGTDVTPELIEQNIGISKDFNNFELRKAVGLKDEIKAHRIINYFSQNPKDNPLVVTISLLFSYFSQLLQYHGLSDKSKMNVAKQLKVNPYFVNDYTLAARNYPMKKVSYAINVLQEADVKSKGVGAVNLSSGDLLKEVLVKIMR is encoded by the coding sequence ATGGATGACGCAAAACAAATTGTGACCGATATTAAAAATGGAAAAATTGCTCCTATTTATCTTTTAATGGGAGAAGAACCTTATTTTGTGGATAAAGTTGCCGATTATATCGAGGACAATGTATTGCATGAAGAAGAAAAGGGATTTAATCAAATCATTATGTACGGTCGCGATACCAATGTTGATGACATTGTGGGAAATGCCAAGCGCTATCCTATGATGGCCGAGAGACAGGTGGTGATTGTAAAAGAAGCTCAGGATCTTGCAAGGACAATCGATAAACTGAGTGATTATGCTGAAAATCCACAACCAACAACAGTTTTGGTCCTTTGCTATAAACATAAAACGCTGGATAAGCGTAAAAAGGTGTATAAAACTATCAAGAAAAGTGGAGTAATTCTGGATAGTAAAAAACTATATGAGAACCAGGTTTCAGATTGGATTGTGAGAAATTTAAAATCAAGAAGTTTGGGAATATCTCCAAAAGCTTCCCAAATGCTGGTTGAATTTCTAGGCACAGATTTGGGGAAAATCGATAATGAATTGCAAAAACTTCAATTGGTTTGTGAAAAAGGAACCGATGTTACACCAGAGCTAATTGAACAAAATATTGGAATTAGTAAAGATTTCAATAATTTTGAGTTACGTAAAGCTGTTGGTTTAAAAGACGAGATAAAGGCACATCGCATTATCAACTATTTTTCGCAAAACCCAAAAGATAATCCGCTGGTGGTTACCATATCCCTATTGTTCTCTTATTTTTCGCAATTGTTGCAATATCATGGTTTATCCGATAAATCAAAAATGAATGTGGCAAAACAGCTAAAGGTAAATCCTTATTTTGTGAACGATTATACCCTGGCTGCCAGAAATTATCCGATGAAAAAAGTGAGTTATGCGATAAATGTTTTGCAGGAAGCTGATGTAAAGAGTAAGGGGGTTGGTGCCGTAAATTTATCTTCAGGAGATCTTTTAAAAGAAGTGTTGGTTAAAATAATGCGTTAA